From the genome of Solanum lycopersicum chromosome 12, SLM_r2.1:
tctaatcttatcgTGCTTAAGCTAATGTTTgaattcttggtgttatgaacatgtctaacatcaatccttgttgtttttaGAGAATGAACACTTGAAGGACTAAGGGTCTGAGGACGGGAGCAGCAACAGCTAGGGGTATTTAGAATCCACCCCTGGCTCTAAGTGAAGGAGTGTCCATGTCGGTTAACCCAGTTGGGTTTACTAATGCGGAGATGAGGGAATGTCTAGCCTAGATGGCACAGGCTATCATGATGCAGGCCCAGGAtatgactgcccaagtcaaCTGGCAGGATGTTCAGAGGGAGAACCCACCAGTTCGCAGCATGGCTGACAAACTGCGAGATTTCACGAGGATTAATCCTCCTATATTCACAGGGGCTAAGACTTCAGAGGATACTCAGGAGTTTATAGATGAGGTGCATAAGATCCTGGTGTCCATGAGGGCAACTAATATTAAGAAGGATGAGCTGGCTTCCTAccagctcaaggatgttgcacaaacttggtgcaagatgtggcaagaTAGTAGTGTCCTAGGTAAAGCGCCAGTCACATGGGAGTTGTTCAAGATAACATTTTTAGAAAGattcttccctagagagatgaaagaggccgaggttgaggagttcatcaaccttaaacaagGATCTATGACGGTTaaggagtattccctgaagtttgtgaagCTATACAGGTATGTTACTTCCCTTGATATTTAATAGCAAGAATGAGGAGAGTACTTAGCTTTGTTgaaattatccaggtatgctacttcccTAGTTTCGAACAGCtgggatgagatgagcaggttcctTACAGAAATCAATGGAGACCTGGAGGAGGAGTGTCGGTTTGTGATActccatgataatatggacctttcTAGGTTAATGGTGCATGTCCAACAGGTAAAGGAAAACCACAAGAGGAGAGGTGTTCATGATAttaggaggcctaggcctcaAGATTAGGCATATCCCAGACATGGaggccatagaaacaattttggcgTCCGTGAGCAACCCAAATTCAAGATGGGGCAACAGAGTTCTTGGAATTCTAACCCTCAAAAAAATACAACACCTAGTGGAGGCAGACCCGAACCCAAGaggggcaatggaggtgagatgcagcgtcCTAAGAAGACTTGTGATAAGTGTGGACGAGCTCACAGTAGAGAATGCAGACGAGGCACCAATGCCTGCttcggttgtggtaagagtaAACACATGGTGAGAGACTGTCCCCAGAATAGAGGTCAGGAtggaggtaatgctcagcctaggcctacCCCACAGAGTGCAGCAACAATCGAGCCTCCCATGAGGAACATATTTTATGCCCTAAAAGgcagggaggagcaggagaagtccagtgatgtggtcacaggtatgctgcaagtattctcaacttctgtttatgctttacttgatctagGGTCTACACTTTCCTTTGTGACTCCTCTGCTTGACCTTACTTTTGAAATACTACCTAAAAATCTGCATAATTatatagtggttagtacgcctTTAGAATAAAATGCAAGAACAGATAAGGTATCCAAGAATTGCCCAATAGTTTTGAGTTGCAAGACTATGTGTGCAAACTTGATTGAGctacccatgcatgattttgatattattcttggcatggactggATTCACAGTTATAATGATTGCTTGGACTGTCGTagtagagtggtgaggtttcgcttccctaatgaagaagagttagTCTGGGAAGGGTACAATCCAAATCGTCCTAAccccttgatttcaaatcttaaggcaaTAAAATGATGGCCAAGGGGTTActatgtcatcttgtgagtgttaatgatttagatcatgacgttccttccatagactcggtGCCTGTAGTAAATGAattcctagatgtgtttcctgaagatTTTCCTGGAGTCCATCCCCCTCGAGATATTGACTTTGGTATCAACTTAGAACCTAATACGAAACCAATCTTAATttctccttatagaatggctccagcagaactcaaagagttgaagctgcaattaaaagatctcactgttagggtttcattcagccgagcatatccccttggggcgctccagtgttatttttaaagaagaaagatgggacccttagaatgtgtatctaTTATCGGCATCTCAACAAAGTcgctataaagaataagtatc
Proteins encoded in this window:
- the LOC109119099 gene encoding uncharacterized protein; translated protein: MAQAIMMQAQDMTAQVNWQDVQRENPPVRSMADKLRDFTRINPPIFTGAKTSEDTQEFIDEVHKILVSMRATNIKKDELASYQLKDVAQTWCKMWQDSSVLGKAPVTWELFKITFLERFFPREMKEAEVEEFINLKQGSMTVKEYSLKFVKLYRYATSLVSNSWDEMSRFLTEINGDLEEECRFVILHDNMDLSRLMVHVQQVKENHKRRGVHDIRRPRPQD